The Agromyces hippuratus genome has a window encoding:
- a CDS encoding MerR family transcriptional regulator, with amino-acid sequence MDWSIQEIAKLAGTTSRTLRHYDDIGLLAPTRIGSNGYRRYDDAALVRLQRILLLRELGLGLPAIGEVLDREVSAPHALRSHLEWLRGEQQRLARQIASVEHTIDALEGGERLMAENMFDGFDHTRYKEEVEERWGTDAYAKSDAWWRSMSADEKAAWQQRMSQLGRDWIAAFERGIDPAGDEAQALAQRQFDWLRGIPGTPGGGGAGPSKEYFLGLAEMYVADERFGANYGGRAGAEFVRDAMTAYAEREL; translated from the coding sequence GTGGACTGGTCGATCCAGGAGATCGCGAAGCTCGCCGGCACGACGAGCCGCACGCTGCGTCACTACGACGACATCGGGCTGCTCGCGCCGACGCGCATCGGTTCGAACGGCTATCGCCGCTACGACGACGCCGCGCTCGTGCGCCTGCAGCGCATCCTGCTGCTGCGGGAGCTCGGCCTCGGCCTCCCCGCGATCGGCGAGGTGCTCGACCGCGAGGTGAGCGCCCCCCACGCGCTGCGCAGTCACCTCGAGTGGCTGCGGGGCGAGCAGCAACGGCTGGCGCGGCAGATCGCGTCGGTCGAGCACACCATCGATGCACTGGAAGGAGGTGAACGATTGATGGCGGAGAACATGTTCGACGGCTTCGACCACACCCGGTACAAGGAGGAGGTCGAAGAGCGTTGGGGCACGGACGCGTACGCGAAGAGCGACGCATGGTGGCGCTCGATGAGCGCCGACGAGAAGGCGGCCTGGCAGCAGCGGATGTCGCAGCTGGGCCGTGACTGGATCGCGGCGTTCGAGCGGGGGATCGACCCCGCGGGCGACGAGGCGCAGGCGCTCGCGCAGCGCCAGTTCGACTGGCTGCGCGGCATTCCCGGTACGCCGGGCGGCGGCGGTGCGGGTCCGAGCAAGGAGTACTTCCTCGGCCTCGCCGAGATGTACGTGGCCGACGAGCGCTTCGGCGCGAACTACGGCGGCCGGGCGGGTGCCGAGTTCGTGCGTGACGCGATGACCGCGTACGCGGAGCGCGAGCTCTAG
- a CDS encoding GNAT family N-acetyltransferase has product MPDIELHPWSDDDLALLHRANTHELMDQLGGPENDEQVLARHERYLRMQREGTAHQFRIVIPGHPEGIGMVGYWQHDRHGEPALEAGWSVEAEYRGQGIAPAAVIAMLDVARAAREVLQVHAYPRVDNPPSNAVCRKAGFRLLGEEAFEVKPGLVLHTNDWVVDLAPPPRSAADER; this is encoded by the coding sequence ATGCCCGACATCGAGCTGCACCCCTGGTCCGACGACGATCTCGCGCTGCTGCACCGCGCGAACACGCACGAGCTCATGGACCAGCTCGGCGGCCCCGAGAACGACGAGCAGGTGCTCGCCCGGCACGAGCGCTACCTCCGCATGCAGCGCGAGGGCACGGCCCACCAGTTCCGCATCGTGATCCCGGGGCACCCCGAGGGCATCGGCATGGTCGGCTACTGGCAGCACGACCGGCACGGCGAGCCCGCCCTCGAGGCCGGCTGGTCGGTCGAGGCCGAGTATCGCGGCCAGGGCATCGCCCCCGCCGCGGTCATCGCGATGCTCGACGTCGCGCGCGCCGCCCGAGAGGTGCTGCAGGTGCACGCCTACCCACGGGTCGACAACCCGCCGTCGAACGCCGTCTGCCGCAAAGCGGGCTTCCGGCTGCTCGGCGAGGAGGCGTTCGAAGTGAAGCCCGGTCTCGTGCTGCACACGAACGACTGGGTCGTCGACCTCGCACCGCCTCCTCGCTCCGCGGCAGACGAGCGGTGA
- a CDS encoding Dyp-type peroxidase has translation MTGEPGGSGFSRRHLLFGGAAAAGAGAAVALGASAAIRAGNGAAGAVADGAGGAVSATAVGEAIVPFHGVHQAGVETPPQSHAVFIALDLLPEVDAAALRRMLRVLTDDAARVTQGRAPLADTEPELAAVPARLTVTFGFGPGLVARAGAETPSWLRPLPPFGIDRLEPRWNDGDLLLQIGADDAVTVSHAARMLLKDARSFAAVRWTQRGFRRAAGSEPEGRTMRNLFGQLDGTVNPKPGTADFDELVWSMGEPAWMAGGTSMVLRRIAMDLDGWDRVDRPGREASVGRTLASGAPLTGEREHDEPDFEALGPVGFPVIPDFSHLRRSRSDVPGERIYRRGYNYDEAPAGPSVSDAGLLFASFQADVDRQYVPIQRRLDELDLLNEWTTPVGSAVFAIPPGCAEGGYIGDTLV, from the coding sequence ATGACCGGAGAACCCGGCGGCTCCGGGTTCTCGCGGCGGCATCTCCTGTTCGGAGGTGCCGCCGCGGCCGGAGCCGGTGCTGCGGTCGCGCTCGGCGCGTCGGCCGCGATTCGGGCGGGCAACGGTGCCGCGGGTGCGGTGGCCGACGGCGCCGGTGGTGCCGTCTCGGCGACCGCCGTCGGCGAGGCGATCGTGCCCTTCCACGGCGTGCACCAGGCGGGCGTCGAGACGCCGCCGCAGTCGCACGCGGTCTTCATCGCGCTCGACCTGCTGCCCGAGGTCGATGCGGCGGCGCTCCGCCGTATGCTGCGGGTGCTGACCGACGATGCCGCGCGGGTGACGCAGGGGCGCGCGCCCCTCGCCGACACGGAACCCGAGCTCGCCGCGGTGCCCGCGCGGCTCACCGTCACGTTCGGCTTCGGCCCGGGGCTCGTCGCCCGTGCCGGCGCCGAGACTCCGAGCTGGTTGCGGCCCCTGCCGCCGTTCGGCATCGACCGGCTCGAACCGCGGTGGAACGACGGCGACCTGCTGCTGCAGATCGGCGCCGACGACGCGGTCACGGTCTCGCACGCGGCGCGCATGCTGCTGAAGGATGCGCGCAGCTTCGCGGCGGTGCGATGGACCCAACGCGGGTTCCGCCGTGCGGCGGGATCGGAGCCCGAGGGCCGCACGATGCGCAACCTCTTCGGCCAGCTCGACGGCACCGTCAACCCGAAGCCCGGCACGGCGGACTTCGACGAGCTCGTCTGGTCGATGGGGGAGCCCGCGTGGATGGCCGGCGGCACCTCGATGGTGCTGCGGCGCATCGCGATGGACCTCGACGGGTGGGACCGGGTCGATCGGCCCGGGCGCGAGGCATCCGTCGGGCGCACGCTCGCCTCGGGCGCCCCGCTCACGGGGGAGCGCGAGCACGACGAGCCCGACTTCGAGGCGCTCGGGCCGGTGGGCTTCCCGGTGATCCCCGACTTCTCGCACCTGCGGCGCTCGCGCAGCGACGTGCCGGGGGAGCGCATCTACCGGCGCGGGTACAACTACGACGAGGCGCCGGCCGGGCCGTCCGTGTCGGATGCCGGGCTGCTCTTCGCCTCGTTCCAGGCCGACGTCGACCGGCAGTACGTGCCGATCCAGCGGCGACTCGACGAGCTCGACCTGCTCAACGAGTGGACGACGCCTGTGGGATCGGCGGTGTTCGCGATTCCGCCGGGCTGCGCTGAGGGAGGCTACATCGGCGACACGCTCGTGTGA
- a CDS encoding copper chaperone PCu(A)C yields MRSTAMTPALGAALAAVLALGGCAGGQPAETPAASVQAEAAASVTVTDAWIKAGDDGMTALFGMVDNGGATAITLSGAETDAAEMAELHETVESDGAMTMREKQGGFEIAAGGHLMLEPGANHVMLMGLTGPLQAGDEVTVTLSFSDGSTLDVVAPVKDYQGANEQYDEGHEAH; encoded by the coding sequence ATGCGTTCCACCGCGATGACCCCTGCCCTCGGCGCCGCGCTCGCGGCCGTGCTCGCCCTCGGCGGGTGCGCCGGCGGCCAGCCTGCCGAGACCCCCGCCGCATCGGTTCAGGCCGAGGCTGCGGCATCCGTGACCGTCACCGACGCCTGGATCAAGGCCGGCGACGACGGCATGACCGCGCTCTTCGGCATGGTCGACAACGGGGGCGCGACCGCGATCACGCTCTCGGGCGCCGAGACCGACGCCGCCGAGATGGCCGAGCTGCACGAGACGGTCGAGTCCGACGGCGCCATGACCATGCGCGAGAAGCAGGGCGGCTTCGAGATCGCCGCCGGCGGACACCTCATGCTCGAGCCCGGCGCGAACCACGTCATGCTCATGGGCCTGACCGGCCCGCTGCAGGCCGGTGACGAGGTCACCGTCACCCTCTCGTTCTCCGACGGCTCGACCCTCGACGTGGTCGCGCCCGTCAAGGACTACCAGGGCGCGAACGAACAGTACGACGAAGGCCACGAGGCGCACTGA
- the yczE gene encoding membrane protein YczE: MPRSIRFASPDPTPVLVRRFVQLFVGLLLYGIGIALIVRGELGVAPWDVLTQGIAKQTGLQFGLITVIISGFVLLLWIPLRQRLGFGTVMNALLVGPAADLGLWLIPPGLDLWVRVLLLPAGIVVLAIATGLYIGAHFGPGPRDGLMTGLHRVTGWKIWIVRTGIELVVLAAGWLLGGNVGIGTVAFALLVGPLCGITIPMFAIKRPAATTPTEPNVEPAGVAAPGASVAPVPSAEPAA; encoded by the coding sequence ATGCCCCGCTCGATCCGCTTCGCCTCCCCCGACCCGACGCCGGTGCTCGTGCGCCGCTTCGTCCAGCTCTTCGTCGGCCTGCTCCTCTACGGCATCGGCATCGCCCTCATCGTGCGCGGCGAGCTCGGCGTCGCCCCGTGGGACGTGCTGACCCAGGGCATCGCGAAGCAGACGGGCCTGCAGTTCGGGCTCATCACGGTCATCATCAGCGGATTCGTGCTGCTGCTCTGGATCCCGCTGCGGCAACGACTCGGCTTCGGCACCGTCATGAACGCGCTGCTCGTCGGCCCCGCGGCCGACCTCGGCCTCTGGCTCATCCCGCCGGGCCTCGACCTCTGGGTGCGCGTGCTGCTGCTGCCCGCCGGCATCGTCGTGCTCGCCATCGCCACCGGCCTCTACATCGGCGCGCACTTCGGCCCAGGCCCGCGCGATGGGCTCATGACTGGCCTCCACCGCGTCACCGGCTGGAAGATCTGGATCGTGCGCACCGGCATCGAACTCGTCGTGCTCGCCGCCGGATGGCTGCTCGGCGGCAACGTCGGCATCGGCACTGTCGCCTTCGCGTTGCTCGTCGGCCCGTTGTGCGGGATCACCATCCCGATGTTCGCGATCAAGCGCCCTGCGGCCACGACACCGACCGAGCCGAACGTCGAGCCGGCGGGTGTCGCGGCGCCCGGTGCATCCGTCGCTCCCGTGCCATCCGCCGAACCCGCGGCCTGA
- the yczR gene encoding MocR-like transcription factor YczR, translated as MAESTLTARALENLLGDWRPGAGSAYHALAERIRLLVLDGRIPVDTRLPAERDLAERLGLSRTTVTAAYGHLRGQGLVLSVRGSGSVARLPGAPSILPPAPAADYIDFSKAAPPALPWLPDLARQAVEDLPEHLGDAGFDPIGTPALRAAIADRYTARGLPTTPEQIMVTIGAQHAIALLSRALIGRGDRAIIEAPTYPHAYEALRAAGARLVPVGVSPRDHADPAGRAESEALVRAIGHSNPVAAYLMPDFQNPTGRSLTAEARERVLDAAARQGTVIVADETTGELDIDRPESLLPMAAYGPAVMVGSVGKTVWGGVRVGWIRADRPLIRRLLAVRSPGDLGTPIIEQLLVTRALPHMDDILDLRREQLRAGRDRLEGLLAQAFPEWQVPHVDGGIVTWVGLGSAVSSQLALAARSQGLIIAAGPRFGIDGAFERFLRLPICYPAETMDAAVQALARAWRSLSGAAPVPDQSLLASVI; from the coding sequence ATGGCGGAGTCCACACTGACGGCACGGGCGCTCGAGAACCTGCTCGGGGACTGGCGCCCGGGCGCCGGCAGCGCCTATCACGCGCTCGCCGAGCGCATCCGGCTGCTCGTGCTCGACGGGCGCATCCCCGTCGACACCCGGCTGCCGGCCGAACGCGATCTCGCCGAGCGCCTCGGGCTCAGCCGCACGACCGTGACCGCCGCGTACGGGCATCTGCGTGGGCAGGGCCTCGTGTTGAGCGTGCGCGGCTCGGGCAGTGTCGCGCGACTTCCGGGTGCTCCGTCCATCCTGCCCCCGGCTCCGGCCGCCGACTACATCGACTTCTCGAAGGCGGCTCCGCCGGCCCTGCCGTGGCTGCCCGACCTCGCCCGACAGGCCGTCGAAGACCTGCCCGAGCATCTCGGCGATGCGGGATTCGACCCGATCGGCACGCCGGCGCTGCGTGCGGCGATCGCCGATCGGTACACGGCGCGCGGGCTCCCGACCACGCCGGAGCAGATCATGGTCACGATCGGCGCGCAGCACGCGATCGCCCTGCTCTCACGGGCGCTGATCGGCCGCGGTGATCGGGCGATCATCGAGGCGCCGACCTATCCGCACGCCTACGAGGCGCTCCGGGCGGCCGGTGCCCGCCTCGTGCCGGTCGGAGTCTCGCCGCGCGACCACGCCGACCCCGCCGGCCGGGCCGAATCCGAGGCGCTCGTGCGCGCGATCGGGCACTCCAACCCCGTCGCCGCCTACCTGATGCCCGACTTCCAGAACCCCACAGGGCGGTCCCTGACCGCCGAGGCGCGCGAGCGCGTGCTCGACGCGGCCGCCAGGCAGGGCACCGTCATCGTGGCCGACGAGACGACCGGCGAACTCGACATCGATCGCCCCGAGTCCCTGCTGCCGATGGCCGCCTACGGCCCGGCCGTCATGGTCGGCTCGGTCGGCAAGACCGTCTGGGGCGGCGTGCGCGTGGGCTGGATCCGCGCCGACCGGCCGCTGATCCGCCGCCTGCTCGCGGTGCGGTCGCCCGGAGACCTCGGTACGCCGATCATCGAGCAGCTCCTCGTGACGCGTGCACTGCCGCACATGGACGACATCCTCGACCTGCGCCGTGAACAGCTCCGCGCCGGACGCGACCGTCTCGAGGGGCTGCTCGCGCAGGCCTTCCCCGAATGGCAGGTGCCGCACGTCGACGGCGGCATCGTGACCTGGGTCGGCCTCGGCTCGGCGGTGAGCTCCCAGCTGGCACTTGCCGCTCGCTCGCAGGGACTCATCATCGCCGCCGGCCCGAGGTTCGGCATCGACGGCGCCTTCGAGCGTTTCCTGCGGCTGCCGATCTGCTATCCGGCCGAGACGATGGATGCCGCGGTGCAGGCGCTCGCCCGCGCCTGGCGCTCGCTCTCGGGGGCGGCGCCCGTGCCCGACCAGAGCCTGCTCGCCTCGGTGATCTGA
- a CDS encoding esterase-like activity of phytase family protein produces the protein MPVRPLSVAALAVASVIAGGALAGSALAVPAEAAPGAAAFHRTATYPVFQNLPEGVDPASETVAEISAITPDGSTVVYTDALGKRIGFLDVTDPANPVGDGTIELASIGHADDQPTSVAAYGDFLLVVIDETGGAFTEPSGRLDVIRAADRTVVRSIDLEGQPDSIAISKDGAYAAIAIENQRDEEATPPGGKKGDLPQLPGGFVQVLGLGADPAAWSIDAVPFLEEDGSPIDVIAAAGLDTPTDPEPEYVTINAKNQLAVTLQENNGIVIVDLPTREVVRAFSAGSVAVTGIDTKKDKRIDLTGSIGQAPREPDSIAWIGDDRLATANEGDWKGGTRGWTVFDAATGAVVWDAGNSFERLAVQHGLYNDDRAAKKGSEPEGLAVAEFDGVPYAFVASERSNFVAVYDVSDAASPVFRQLLFATNGPEGILPVPGSDLLVVSSETDDASTGVRAAVNLYSFGAETTSQPSQPSIVSDVVGGAPIGWAALGALSGHPSDAGAVYAASDVAVSPSTVYALDVSQTPARITSALPVTDGGVAVALDIEGLQARADGGFWLAIEGATGAENRVLGTDASGAVVETVALPAEVTAHVAKWGLEGVTSIGSGADEQLWVALQRPLWVDPAVTGADAATVDGANLARIGRYDVASGAWSWFGYPLESTAVAGDWMGLSEITAIDDDTLAVIERDKLNGPAAAVKRVTRVEIPATTPEAGTLPVLEKTTAIDALPALRATGGWTQEKLEGFAVAADGALYGVTDNDGLKDATGETVFLRLGAADEVFPGGDGGPGGPGEPDAPSLVLGAGSVVAGGSLEVRGAGFAAGSEVRLELHSDPVVLGEATASADGALDFTARIPAATAPGAHTIVAVLPDDTTVTAAITVTAASSGAGGAGGSESGADLASTGIDPTAAIVVAAFVLLVGAASVLIARRRTA, from the coding sequence ATGCCCGTTCGCCCCCTGTCCGTCGCCGCGCTCGCCGTGGCATCCGTCATCGCAGGCGGCGCACTCGCCGGGTCCGCGCTCGCGGTGCCCGCCGAGGCCGCGCCCGGCGCCGCCGCCTTCCACCGCACGGCGACGTATCCCGTGTTCCAGAACCTGCCGGAGGGCGTCGACCCCGCGTCGGAGACGGTCGCGGAGATCTCGGCGATCACGCCCGACGGTTCGACCGTCGTCTACACCGACGCGCTCGGCAAGCGCATCGGATTCCTCGACGTGACCGACCCGGCGAACCCCGTCGGCGACGGCACCATCGAACTCGCATCGATCGGTCACGCCGACGACCAGCCGACCTCGGTCGCGGCCTACGGCGACTTCCTCCTCGTCGTCATCGACGAGACGGGCGGTGCATTCACCGAGCCCTCCGGCCGCCTCGACGTGATCCGTGCCGCCGACCGCACCGTCGTGCGCAGCATCGACCTCGAGGGCCAGCCCGACTCGATCGCGATCTCGAAGGACGGCGCCTACGCGGCGATCGCGATCGAGAACCAGCGCGACGAGGAGGCGACGCCGCCCGGCGGTAAGAAGGGCGACCTGCCCCAGCTGCCCGGCGGTTTCGTGCAGGTGCTCGGCCTCGGCGCCGACCCCGCAGCCTGGTCGATCGACGCGGTGCCCTTCCTCGAAGAGGACGGCTCGCCGATCGACGTCATCGCCGCGGCCGGTCTCGACACCCCGACCGACCCCGAGCCCGAGTACGTCACCATCAACGCGAAGAACCAGCTCGCGGTGACGCTGCAGGAGAACAACGGCATCGTGATCGTCGACCTGCCGACGCGCGAGGTCGTGCGAGCCTTCTCGGCCGGGTCGGTCGCCGTCACCGGCATCGACACGAAGAAGGACAAGCGCATCGACCTGACGGGTTCGATCGGGCAGGCCCCGCGCGAGCCCGACTCGATCGCGTGGATCGGCGATGACCGCCTGGCGACCGCCAACGAGGGCGACTGGAAGGGCGGCACCCGCGGCTGGACCGTCTTCGACGCCGCAACCGGCGCCGTCGTGTGGGACGCGGGCAACTCCTTCGAGCGCCTCGCCGTGCAGCACGGCCTGTACAACGACGATCGCGCAGCCAAGAAGGGCAGCGAGCCCGAGGGCCTCGCCGTCGCCGAGTTCGACGGCGTGCCGTACGCGTTCGTCGCGAGCGAGCGCTCGAACTTCGTCGCCGTCTACGACGTCAGCGACGCGGCATCCCCGGTGTTCCGTCAGCTGCTGTTCGCAACGAACGGGCCAGAAGGCATCCTGCCCGTGCCCGGCAGCGACCTGCTCGTCGTCTCGAGCGAGACCGACGACGCATCGACCGGCGTGCGCGCCGCAGTGAACCTCTACTCCTTCGGCGCCGAGACGACGTCGCAGCCCTCGCAGCCGAGCATCGTCTCCGACGTGGTCGGCGGCGCACCCATCGGCTGGGCGGCGCTCGGCGCGTTGAGCGGCCACCCGAGCGATGCCGGCGCCGTCTACGCCGCGAGCGACGTCGCGGTCTCGCCGAGCACGGTCTACGCCCTGGACGTCTCGCAGACCCCGGCGCGCATCACCTCCGCGCTGCCGGTGACCGACGGCGGGGTGGCGGTCGCGCTCGACATCGAAGGCCTGCAGGCACGGGCCGACGGCGGGTTCTGGCTCGCGATCGAGGGCGCCACCGGCGCCGAGAACCGGGTGCTGGGCACGGATGCCTCCGGAGCCGTCGTCGAGACCGTGGCACTGCCCGCCGAGGTCACGGCGCACGTCGCCAAGTGGGGGCTCGAGGGCGTGACCTCCATCGGCAGCGGTGCCGACGAGCAGCTCTGGGTGGCGCTGCAGCGGCCGCTGTGGGTCGACCCTGCGGTCACGGGCGCCGATGCAGCGACCGTCGACGGCGCGAACCTCGCCCGCATCGGCCGCTACGACGTGGCATCCGGTGCGTGGTCGTGGTTCGGCTACCCGCTCGAGTCGACGGCCGTCGCCGGCGACTGGATGGGCCTCTCCGAGATCACCGCGATCGACGACGACACCCTGGCCGTGATCGAGCGGGACAAGCTCAACGGCCCCGCGGCTGCGGTCAAGCGCGTGACCCGCGTCGAGATCCCGGCGACGACGCCCGAGGCGGGCACGCTGCCGGTGCTCGAGAAGACCACGGCGATCGACGCGCTGCCGGCACTCCGTGCGACCGGCGGCTGGACGCAGGAGAAGCTCGAGGGCTTCGCGGTCGCAGCCGATGGCGCGCTGTACGGCGTCACCGACAACGACGGGCTGAAGGATGCCACGGGAGAGACCGTGTTCCTGCGCCTCGGCGCGGCCGACGAGGTCTTCCCCGGCGGCGACGGCGGCCCGGGCGGGCCGGGCGAGCCCGATGCGCCGAGCCTCGTGCTCGGTGCCGGGTCGGTGGTCGCGGGCGGCTCGCTCGAGGTGCGCGGGGCGGGCTTCGCGGCCGGCTCCGAGGTGCGGCTCGAACTGCACTCCGACCCCGTCGTGCTCGGCGAGGCGACGGCCTCGGCCGACGGTGCGCTCGACTTCACGGCGCGCATCCC
- a CDS encoding DUF4097 family beta strand repeat-containing protein, with amino-acid sequence MSIEKWVVNPGETRVIDLELVRKLKVSLIGGKVDVIAHDEPGARIEVSNVTGKDLKIEIDGDALEIDHPQLRWDNFIDVFKGWAGNAKAEVSILAPRHVVMKLGMVSGDALVSGFTTDAKLSTVSGDLVLDNHEGDVELSTVSGEVSAGNHTGRITAHSVSGDVVATGDIRSFNADTVSGNMILDAYGTPDRIDTNTVAGDLTVRFAPGSGARYRINTVGGTVLIDDTTIKGMLGKGFERVTGELSGTWLDLGANSVSGSISVMRREQANTAADVSGASRGDAATGSGASDDEASA; translated from the coding sequence ATGTCCATCGAGAAGTGGGTCGTCAACCCCGGAGAGACCCGGGTCATCGACCTCGAACTGGTTCGCAAGCTCAAGGTCAGCCTCATCGGCGGCAAGGTCGACGTGATCGCCCACGACGAGCCCGGCGCCCGCATCGAGGTCTCGAACGTCACCGGCAAGGACCTGAAGATCGAGATCGACGGCGACGCCCTCGAGATCGACCACCCGCAGCTGCGATGGGACAACTTCATCGACGTGTTCAAGGGCTGGGCCGGCAACGCGAAGGCCGAGGTGTCCATCCTCGCCCCGCGTCATGTCGTCATGAAGCTCGGCATGGTCTCGGGCGACGCGCTCGTCTCGGGCTTCACGACCGACGCCAAGCTCTCGACCGTCTCGGGCGATCTCGTGCTCGACAATCACGAGGGCGACGTCGAGCTCTCCACCGTGTCGGGCGAGGTCTCGGCCGGCAACCACACGGGCCGCATCACCGCGCACTCGGTGTCGGGCGACGTCGTCGCCACCGGAGACATCCGCTCGTTCAACGCCGACACCGTCTCGGGCAACATGATCCTCGACGCCTACGGAACACCCGACCGCATCGACACCAACACCGTCGCGGGCGACCTCACGGTGCGCTTCGCCCCCGGATCCGGCGCGAGGTACCGCATCAACACCGTCGGCGGCACGGTGCTCATCGACGACACGACCATCAAGGGCATGCTCGGCAAGGGCTTCGAGCGCGTCACCGGCGAACTCTCGGGCACCTGGCTCGACCTCGGCGCGAACAGCGTCTCGGGTTCGATCTCGGTCATGCGCCGCGAGCAGGCGAACACGGCAGCGGATGTCTCGGGCGCGAGCCGCGGCGACGCGGCGACCGGTTCGGGCGCGAGCGACGACGAGGCATCCGCATGA
- a CDS encoding PadR family transcriptional regulator — MTPPVFAHGSLRLYLLALLDEQPRHGYELIQALSDRFGGTYSPSAGTIYPRLSKLEEEGLVSKSADGRKTVYEITDAGRAELEARRDELDGIENEVTDSVRRLADGVRAEVNDAMRSLRAELASAAREAKRASTKTSASAAGTAGGAGASTSWGGDARAETSRAVHEADLVLSEFRQQLRTDLRTRASRGRVTPETVTLLRARLAQVRADVLATLGDH, encoded by the coding sequence ATGACTCCGCCCGTCTTCGCCCACGGTAGCCTGCGCCTCTACCTGCTCGCCCTGCTGGACGAGCAGCCGCGGCACGGCTACGAGCTGATCCAGGCGCTCTCCGACCGGTTCGGCGGCACGTACAGCCCGAGCGCCGGCACGATCTACCCGCGGCTCTCGAAGCTCGAGGAGGAGGGCCTCGTCTCGAAGTCCGCCGACGGCCGCAAGACCGTCTACGAGATCACGGATGCCGGTCGCGCCGAGCTCGAGGCACGGCGTGACGAACTCGACGGCATCGAGAACGAGGTCACCGACTCGGTGCGCCGTCTCGCCGACGGCGTGCGGGCCGAGGTCAACGACGCGATGCGGTCGCTCCGGGCCGAGCTCGCGAGCGCCGCCCGCGAGGCCAAGCGCGCGTCGACGAAGACCTCCGCGTCGGCCGCGGGCACGGCCGGTGGCGCCGGTGCCTCGACGTCGTGGGGCGGCGACGCCCGCGCCGAGACGAGCCGAGCGGTGCACGAGGCCGACCTCGTGCTGAGCGAGTTCCGTCAGCAGCTGCGCACCGACCTGCGCACGCGGGCGAGCCGCGGGCGGGTCACCCCCGAGACCGTCACCCTGCTGCGCGCGCGCCTCGCGCAGGTGCGAGCCGACGTGCTCGCGACCCTCGGCGACCACTAA
- a CDS encoding copper resistance CopC family protein: protein MNTQTTAVAATTTDRTTRLRTMVLAAAALTVAAGITLAGASPAFAHDELVGSSPEPGQVFDAAPTEVALDFSNDIIEVGTAIVVVDHHGGDVEVGDPVIAGAHVTAALPADLEGDYQVRWRAVSSDGHPIEGTIDFGVGADATGAWTEEPAHDDAATETEHADGDHAEGDHEADEAAQSGPDGWAVAGFVVGGLGILALIAAVILNAKRKSAGPGAGSGDGSGSGTSGTSGTSGTSGDDA from the coding sequence ATGAACACCCAGACGACCGCGGTCGCCGCCACGACCACCGACCGCACGACGCGCCTGCGCACCATGGTGCTCGCGGCCGCGGCACTCACCGTCGCCGCAGGCATCACCCTGGCCGGCGCGTCGCCCGCCTTCGCGCACGACGAGCTCGTGGGCTCGAGCCCCGAGCCCGGCCAGGTCTTCGACGCCGCCCCGACCGAGGTCGCCCTCGACTTCTCGAACGACATCATCGAGGTCGGCACGGCGATCGTCGTGGTCGACCACCACGGCGGCGACGTCGAAGTGGGCGACCCCGTGATCGCCGGCGCGCACGTGACGGCCGCACTGCCCGCAGACCTCGAGGGCGACTACCAGGTGCGCTGGCGCGCCGTCTCGAGCGACGGGCACCCGATCGAGGGCACGATCGACTTCGGAGTCGGCGCCGATGCCACCGGCGCCTGGACCGAGGAACCGGCCCATGACGACGCGGCGACCGAAACGGAGCACGCCGACGGCGACCACGCCGAGGGCGACCACGAAGCCGATGAGGCCGCGCAGAGCGGCCCCGACGGATGGGCCGTCGCCGGCTTCGTCGTCGGCGGGCTCGGCATCCTCGCGCTCATCGCCGCCGTCATCCTGAACGCGAAGCGCAAGAGCGCCGGCCCCGGCGCGGGTTCGGGCGACGGTTCGGGCAGCGGCACGTCCGGCACGTCCGGCACGTCCGGCACGTCCGGCGACGACGCCTGA